One Polynucleobacter sp. SHI8 genomic window, TTCAGCTTCCATGAGTGGACCAGCACAAGAGATTGGTGCAAATCTTGCCATTCCATGGGTAGTAGCCTCAGCACGATGAGCCGTGCCGAAAGCATCATTTACGTATATATCGCAAAGTTGTGCCATTTTTTTTGACAACTCTACATCATCTTTTTTTTCACCAACATTGCCACGGCAGTTTTCTAAAAGGACTACTTCGCCTGGTTTAACTTGAAAATCTCCCGATACCCAATCTGAAATTAAAGCAACTTTTCTACCCAATAGCTCAGCTAATCGGTCTGCCACTGGAGCTAAAGAATCGGCAGGCTGCAGATTACCCTCAGTAGGTCTGCCTAAATGTGATGTGACCATGACTGCTGCGCCCGCATCTAAAGACATCTGAATTGCTGGAATCGAAGCGGTTATTCGGGTATCTTCAGTAATTTTTCCTGAAGCGTCTTGTGGAACATTTAAGTCAGCGCGAATAAAAACTCTTTTTCCAGAAAGGCGGTTTTGTGACGCTAAATCAGATAATCGATTGACTTTGAGGGTAGTGGAATGAATCATGGGTAGTTATTAATCAATTAAATCCAGCAAATTGGTTCAACAAATCATCATACAGGATGATTAAAGCGCTAGATTCATAAAAAACAATTTATTAAGGCAAATTGACTGCAATTTCTTTGCCTGTTTTACAATAAGTATTCTTCTTATGTCCGCTAAGGAAATTATAAATGTCAATGTCTGATCGTGATGGTTTTATTTGGTTTAATGGCAAATTAATTGATTGGCGTGATGCCAACATTCATGTCCTGACCCATAGTCTGCATTATGGTATGGCTGTATTTGAGGGTGTTAGGGCCTACAAAACAGACCAAGGACCAGCTATTTTTCGTCTTGATGAGCATACCAAGCGTTGGTTCAACTCTGCCAAGATTTTCCAAATGGAAATGCCCTACTCTCAAGAGGAACTGATGCAAGCTCAATTAGAGGTTGTTAAGGCGAATCATCTAGAGTCCTGTTATCTTCGTCCAATCGCCTGGATTGGCTCTGAAAAGTTAGGAATTTCTCCTAAAGGTAATCAAATCTTAGTCTCTATCGCAGCTTGGCAATGGGGAGCCTATTTGGGGGAAGATGGTTTAAATAAGGGTATTCGCGTTAAAACATCCTCATTCAGCCGTCATCATGTCAATGTTTCTTTAGTTCGTGCCAAAGCTTCCGGTTATTACATCAACTCCATTCTTGCCAACCAAGAAGTGACGGCACATGGTTACGATGAAGCTCTCCTTCTAGATACCGATGGTTATGTCTCAGAAGGCTCTGGAGAAAATGTATTTATCGTTCGTGATGGGGTTATTTATACACCAGACTTAGCTTCTTGCCTGGCAGGTATTACCCGCGAATCAATCATCCAAATTGCCCATGATCTTGGATTTGAAGTACGAGAAAAACGCATTACTCGTGATGAAATGTACTGTAGTGATGAAGCGTTTTTTACGGGAACAGCCGCAGAAGTGACGCCGATTCGGGAGCTTGATGACCGCATCATTGGTAACGGTGGAAGAGGTCCTGTGACTGAAAAAATACAAAATGTATTTTTTGACACAGTAACAGGTAAAAATGATAAGTACCGCTCTTGGCTTACTTACGTTAAATAATCATGACTACTGCACCGACACCTATTGAAATTGATACTCAAGATTTACCTCTCCATTGCCCAACAGGCGCGGAGAAAAACTGGGATTTACACCCCCGTGTATTTTTAGATATTGCACACACCGGGCACGCAAAATGTCCTTATTGTGGTGCTGAGTATCATTTAAAAGCTGGCGCTAAGGTCGGGCACTAATTAAAATGCCTCAAACGCTCGTCATCGCCCCTAATTGGATAGGCGATGCCGTGATGTCAGAGCCTTTGATTCGCTGTTTGAACGAGGACTTGGGTCGAATTACTATTTTGGCGACGCCTTGGGTTGCCCCTGTATACCGAGCAATGCCCACAAAGCCTGATGTGATTGAGGGGAATTTTTCCCATGGCAAAATCGAGCTTGCCAAGCGCAAGCATATGGCAAACCTGATCAAAGACAGACGATTCGATCAAGCGTTTGTTTTACCTAATAGTTGGAAATCGATTCTGATTCCTGTAATGGCTAAGATTCCTAAAATTTACGGCTATCAAGGGGAGCTTCGATCTGCTTTTCTTGCGAAATACCTGCCTAATCCATCAAAAAAAAATCGTCCCCCGATGGTCCATCACTATCTCGATTTGGCAGAATTAATCAATCTTCAAACAAATTCTCAAAAAGAGAATAGGCCGCAACTGTACGTTGACGCTTTTAATCAAAATCAAGCAAAAGATGTTTTGCGGTCACTGCCACACCCTGAAAAATTTTATATTCTTGCACCTGGAGCAGAATTTGGGCCAGCTAAGCAATGGCCAGTGGAACACTTTGCTGCGCTAGCTACTCAAATATTACAAAATGATCCTTTTAGCAGTATTGTGCTGTTAGGTAGCTCAAAAGATCGTGTCATTTGTGACGAAATCTTTCAAAAAATAGACATAAAATTACATTTAAATATCCTCAATCTTTGTGGATTAGCTAGCCTTGATCAATCTATCGCTTTGATTCCTCTAGCGAAAGGTTTGGCGAGTAATGATTCTGGATTAATGCACATTGCCGCAGCTTTTGGTATCCCACAAATTGCTTTTTATGGTTCAAGTGACCCCAAACATACGCCACCACTATCTCCTTTTGCAGGAATTATGTTTTTAGGACTTGACTGTAGTCCTTGTCACCAAAGAAAATGTCCTCTTGGACATTTAAACTGCTTAAAATTAATTACCCCACAGTCCGCATTTGATGAATTAAATCGTTGTATTACTTTAAGGAATATCAATTAATGTCACGCTCAGCACGTTTATTTCACGATGTCGATGAAGTAATTGAGGGTTGGTATACAAGCCTGATCAAATGCGATTTAGAAAATGCGTTGAGTTTATGGTTTGAAGAAGATACCGTTACTTGCATTTTGCCGGATGGTGTTCGCCTGACGGGTCATAAACAATTACGTTTAGGCCTGAAAGACTTGATGAAAAACTCAGTGATTTTCGATACGCTGACCGCAACCAGTCATACCTATATGGGAACTACGTTTGTCGATAGTACGGAAGCTGTTCGGTTCCAAAAAGATGTTCATGAACCGTCGTTTTTTATCCACATGACAATCATCCTTGTGCAAGGAACAATGGGCTGGCGAATTGCTCATTTACATACCAGTCAAGTATCAAAAGATCTCATACATTCACCATCTATTGCTGGTGATCATGGCTTCCATTAATTTTGTTTAAGCATGGATCATGTGACTATCCAAGCTTTACAAAAATGGCCCCAAGTACCCAATTGCTATGGCTGGCTCAATTTTGATCGACGTGGTGAATGGCGGATTCAAAATGAATATGCTCAAAAAAACCAATTATCTGGAGAAAAGATAACTCACCCTGGTTTTAAACAATATATCGAGTCACACTTAGGGAAAGATCACTACGGTAATCATTTTTTTCAAAATGGTCCTCAACGTGTTTTTATTTCTTTTGCTTATTGTCCCTGGGTGGTTCGGTTTTACCCTCTTCCTGATGGACATTGGGAGTTAAAAACCACATTCGGTCAAGCCATTCACCCAACCGGATGTTTTTTGGATGAGCAAGATCAAATTAGTTTTGAGGCAGTGTTTGAGGTATTACAACAAGGTGATAATGGGCAATATGCCCCGCAACAAATAAAATCAATTGGCCTGTTACATGATCATGATTTAGAAATCTTTTCAGCATTTGCAAAAATATTTCAAAATAGCTGTGGAAGTTTAGGCGAGTTTTTGTGGCACCAAAAAATGTCCATAGAACCCATCAACAGTAAAGACTTACCTCGACTTTTTCAATTCATTAAAAATCCAAAGCCTTAATTAGTTTTTGGTAATTTCCCGTTGTCTTTCAATTCCTCACGATATAAAAACTCTAATTGATTCTTCCGTGCTTCAATTTCAGATAAAGAATAAAAATCCCCAGTACTGGACTGTTTCGCAATGTTTAACTGTTGAATCGCGGCAGGCAATGCTCCTTCACAAACATATTTCTCTGCAATAGCTGCATGATATTTTGCTTGGTTGTTTTGTTCTGCATAGCCCTTGGCTAATAGATTCCACCAAGTAATGTCATCTTTTTGAACTTTTGTTTTTTGCACTAACCACGCAATCCCTTCAGAATTCTTACCGCCAGCATAATATGCTTGAACTAATAAAACACCAGCAGCTTTTGATCTTGGATATGACTTGATAACTTGCGCAGATATATTTTGCGCTAACGTAAAATTTTTCTTTGCCATTGCTATTTGAGCATTCGTTATATCAAAAACATATGTATTTTTGGGAAGGATTTCATTGGAACTAAGCTGAGATGCAAGTTCTTTACTTTTTAGAAGTTGTTTTTCTGCTTTCTCAATGTTGACCTCTTGAAGAGCAACTAATGCCAAGCCAAAATGACCTTGCATCATTCTTACATTTGATTTACTGTACGTTTGACCTTTAAAAAAATCTTTTGTCTGCAGTAA contains:
- a CDS encoding branched-chain amino acid transaminase translates to MSMSDRDGFIWFNGKLIDWRDANIHVLTHSLHYGMAVFEGVRAYKTDQGPAIFRLDEHTKRWFNSAKIFQMEMPYSQEELMQAQLEVVKANHLESCYLRPIAWIGSEKLGISPKGNQILVSIAAWQWGAYLGEDGLNKGIRVKTSSFSRHHVNVSLVRAKASGYYINSILANQEVTAHGYDEALLLDTDGYVSEGSGENVFIVRDGVIYTPDLASCLAGITRESIIQIAHDLGFEVREKRITRDEMYCSDEAFFTGTAAEVTPIRELDDRIIGNGGRGPVTEKIQNVFFDTVTGKNDKYRSWLTYVK
- a CDS encoding zinc-finger domain-containing protein, whose amino-acid sequence is MTTAPTPIEIDTQDLPLHCPTGAEKNWDLHPRVFLDIAHTGHAKCPYCGAEYHLKAGAKVGH
- the waaF gene encoding lipopolysaccharide heptosyltransferase II; the protein is MPQTLVIAPNWIGDAVMSEPLIRCLNEDLGRITILATPWVAPVYRAMPTKPDVIEGNFSHGKIELAKRKHMANLIKDRRFDQAFVLPNSWKSILIPVMAKIPKIYGYQGELRSAFLAKYLPNPSKKNRPPMVHHYLDLAELINLQTNSQKENRPQLYVDAFNQNQAKDVLRSLPHPEKFYILAPGAEFGPAKQWPVEHFAALATQILQNDPFSSIVLLGSSKDRVICDEIFQKIDIKLHLNILNLCGLASLDQSIALIPLAKGLASNDSGLMHIAAAFGIPQIAFYGSSDPKHTPPLSPFAGIMFLGLDCSPCHQRKCPLGHLNCLKLITPQSAFDELNRCITLRNIN
- a CDS encoding nuclear transport factor 2 family protein, whose product is MSRSARLFHDVDEVIEGWYTSLIKCDLENALSLWFEEDTVTCILPDGVRLTGHKQLRLGLKDLMKNSVIFDTLTATSHTYMGTTFVDSTEAVRFQKDVHEPSFFIHMTIILVQGTMGWRIAHLHTSQVSKDLIHSPSIAGDHGFH
- a CDS encoding DUF2946 family protein; its protein translation is MDHVTIQALQKWPQVPNCYGWLNFDRRGEWRIQNEYAQKNQLSGEKITHPGFKQYIESHLGKDHYGNHFFQNGPQRVFISFAYCPWVVRFYPLPDGHWELKTTFGQAIHPTGCFLDEQDQISFEAVFEVLQQGDNGQYAPQQIKSIGLLHDHDLEIFSAFAKIFQNSCGSLGEFLWHQKMSIEPINSKDLPRLFQFIKNPKP